The Schistocerca gregaria isolate iqSchGreg1 chromosome 2, iqSchGreg1.2, whole genome shotgun sequence genome contains the following window.
GGTCCATTTTTCATAGGTGGAACACTCAACGTGCTGGTTATAGAATccattatgttgtcctcgacggcgtgtGCTCCTCGGAAacaaggagtgtcccagggaagtgttttgggacctctgttttctatgtacataaatgatttggcggacagggtggtcaacaatctgcggttttttgctgacgatgctgtgttgTACGGTAAGGTGTGGACTTCGAGTGACTGTTGGAAGATACATGTACCAGACAGCCAAAATTTTcaattggtatgatgaatggcagctagccctaaatgttgaaaaatgtaagctaatgcggatgagtaggaagattaaAGCTGTAAtggtcggatacagtattactagtgtcctgcctgacacagtaAAATCGCTTAATTATCTGGGTCTAACGCTGATGAGCGATATGCTGTGGAAGGAGCATGTGAGAATCGTGAcagggaaggcgagtggtcgacctcggtttatttggagaattttagggaagcgcCGTTCTCGTGTGAGGGAGATAGCGGGTAGTACTCtcgtgcgacctactcttgagtactgtcgAGTCTTCAGGATCAGTAtcatgtcggattgaaggaagacaacgaagcaactcaggcgtgctgctagattagtTATAGGTATGATAGAACAACTTGTAACtagtacggagatgcttcgggaacttaagAGGGCATCCCTGGAGGGAcggtgacattctttttgagaaacactattcagaaaatttagagaaccgacatttgaagctgattgtcGACCGTTTGTaccgccaccaacatacattgcgcgtaaggaacacgaagataagatatcGGAAATTAGggctttagtgtgtgctaccacaggtattgtactaaTGTGAATGCGGGAATGTTCCTAAATACGATATCCCGtaagcgactcgcactagaattctgcgacaaacagcactgacattgtaatttacgCTTCTTCTGTTTTGTTAATGTCAATATGGgttgttacatttaaaaaagtgCATGTTCACACAAAAAATACGCTGAGTACTACTACAATATGTTAGCTATCTAACAAtacgagcctctgactaccaatccagtctgtgaaaaccgcacatcaatagcaccttCGGTTTCCGTATTATTTGCGGTGAAAGCATTAGGTGATACATCTATACATAAAACCCAGTCGCTCTTTGTTAGTTATGCAGTATAGTGTACTTACTGTGTGAACGGTTGGCCAAAGTGGTTAAAGAGGTTCGTGTCACTCATCTGCAGTAAATTTACAGCTAATACAGCAGTCTTCAAGAAgtttacagtaaaaaaattaaaacacttgcTCCGTCGATTGCAGAAATAATTGAGTCACTATCGCAATTTCGGCCTTTGGGCCAACATCAAGTCGTACAGCCAAACATTGAGCTTCAGCACATGTCAGGCTTCGAAATCCTCCGACATGTATAGGCTACTTGTCATTGTCTGAAGTCTGATGATGACACgtgtacaatggttcaaatggctctccgcactacgaacctgcgaccacagtggtcgcgcggttccagactgtagcacctagaaccgctcggccacaccggccggctgtgtatcTGTCCGATGGTTTaaaagtctgacatgtgctgaaacAAAACCTTTTGTAGTGCTGATTCGCAATGGTCCAAACTCCAAAACTGGAACAGTGAAACAAATTATTTCTACAATGGAAGCGAGATCTTTTAAAAAACTCTGCATGACTGAACTCCGAACATGAGAAGTTAATTTCGACTTATTCATTATATTTTGATTGTGATGGTTTACTTATTCCTTGGAACTTACAACTAACGATATGCAATAGAGGAAATGTCTTTAGCACAGCGAAAGACTATTACCATAGCGCTAACACTTGTTCAATTCTTAATCACCTTCTTATGCATCATTAACCACTGCTTGGTGTTTGAAAAGCTTATTTTTCAGCTGCATGGGAttttggtagagagagagagagagagagactgcttctTTACAACATTACGAAACAGACTGCGTTTTACAAATATTTTGTTGGGCTGGGTTTTAGTTCCTCCGACAACATGGCAAGAACAATCCTACGGAAATTTACGAATGGCATGCACTTAACTTTTGGTCGACGACTTATAATTGTAGGATGTAAGACATTAGATGTGAGACATACGAAAAAGTATACTTCTGTCTTCCAGGATTGAAGTCACCAAGTTTAAGGTTTTTTCCGGCAGTAGGCAGTGGCTAGTGGTATTTCTATTTCAGTCATTTTCCCTGTGAACTAGGGAGATCGTAAGCTAGAAAGTGACCCTGTCTTCCTCCATTCTTCCAAAGGTAAAGAGAAATTGTTCAGAAGATGGTGATTTTTCGATGTGTTGGAGAGTTAACTAAAATTACAGTTTAGGTTAGTGGTTCCCAGCCCGGGGGTAATTAAACCCTaagggttaaaatgaaattttctgaggggtaaaaacttaaCGATTCGATTATGTGTCAGTCAATTGTTTTCAAAAGGTCATTACTGTCATCACAATTTGAAAGGCTCTAATATGGATACTATAAgttatgaataataactttttgccAGTTACTGGCATTAATGTAGTGGAGGTTACAGTTCACTCAAATAGTCAACCCGTTACACATGTATATTGTGCTCCGTCCAATTCAGCGCTGATGATATATGTGAGACATATATGTAACAaaagctaaatatctcaagaaaaggtCTTCTAGAAATtgcagatagtacctgcagtagtccaggaattgcttcattactcgctttgaAACAGACAGATGAATCAATtagcagcaaaaaaaaaattggtgcaaatgggtctgagcaccatgggacttaacatctgagagcatcagtccgctagaacctagaactactcaaacctaactgaccctaaggacatcacacacatcgatgcccgaggcaggattcgaagctgcgaccgtagcggtcacgcggttccagactaaagcgcctagaaccgcacggccggggCACTTAAATTTGTCATGGTACGTACGTCACTGAACGGTTGTCAGCCTGATGCTTTCCGGTGTTATTGCAGCCCTGGGACTGCTGTCTGCCTCCAGTGCCGACCGCAGTGACGAGTGGGGCGCTGCCAGCGCGGAGCCCACGGAGCAGCCGTGTCCCGACACCTGCCCCTCTGTACACCGGGCCGTGTGCGCGGAGAGCCACTGGCCCCGTGACACCATCTGGTTCAGCAACCCCTGCTTCAAGCGCATGTGCGAGTGCCGTTTGGGAAAGTGTGAGTCTCTTGGGACTTTATAACACCAGCAATACCATCAGAAAATCAACGTCTTGGCGTCGTCTTATAAATTTTAAGTTCTGGCTCTAAAAACATCGCCTTATTCACGGCGGGCAAGCACGAgagataatataaaaaatttagtgtTCTTTTTTATTCATCAGCTTCAGATAATGCACATTATACGAATAAAAGATCCACTTGACTAGCAGGAACGGACAAGAACAAATTTAGACTAACGCCAAAACACATAGCACATAGCATCTCAAATCATGAATCATGCAAGTGCATTAAAACTGCATCGGtctctaccaaaaaaaaaaaaaaaaaaaccggaaatAAAAGTTTCATACCTGGAATACTGGAAATGGTATTGCGAATATTGCTTGCTGTTATTACAAAGGACATCATgtaagaaaattaattttaagCAATCTGTTGATTAGCGTTTCTACAATCATTTCGAAGATTGTTGTTGTTATAAAAACAGTATGGACACGTTaagaggccggccgtggtggtctcgcggttcttggcgtgcagtgcggaccgtgcgactgctacggtcgcaggctcgaattctgcctcgggcatggatgtgtgtgatgcccttaggtttgttacgtttaagcagttctaagttctaggggtgtaatgaccacagcagttgagtcccatagtgctcagagccatttgaaccatttggacacgtTAAGACGTAAGGAAAATTAAACGAACAAAAGTTCATGACAGAAGTTAAAACTCTAATTCACGCCACAGTCGCTGTTTCAGATACGATAATCATTACTGGATACGAGGTTCGCCAGTAACGTAAACAATATCTTCTGACTTTATCTGAAACAGAGCATTTACAAGAGCTTCATAAACAAGTGATGAATACTATGGTAATCGAAATATTCAGCTATCCATTTTACAATAGAGCCATTTTCAAATGGAGTGCCTTAGCCAACACTAAACGACAGACTTGCCAAACATCTGACATCGTCACAATTCGTGGTTATGTATGGGAGAATTAAATACGTCAACCGTATCTTCGCTCGTAATTATGTCAAATAATTAACACATTCGTTTTAGTCTGTGAAATGTCTAAAGGCACTTCGCACCCA
Protein-coding sequences here:
- the LOC126331994 gene encoding uncharacterized protein LOC126331994, which codes for MRLALLCVAALGLLSASSADRSDEWGAASAEPTEQPCPDTCPSVHRAVCAESHWPRDTIWFSNPCFKRMCECRLGKSLTVREKSVCRQRDAQWDLCPMYPPVIPPRSLSWKHKLLERQENSDEAYSSE